Genomic segment of Panicum virgatum strain AP13 chromosome 2K, P.virgatum_v5, whole genome shotgun sequence:
ATAAAGAGATAAAGAGGATTTTTAGTGGGGAAATTAAATAAGCAAGAATATAGAAGGGACGCGCGCgcaccaccagctcagcagttGATTggtaaggccagtctcagtgggagtatcatcgacacagttaccaaGACTGGAAACTCGAGAACTGTGTCAgtagagtgtcatggtgatgacactcctctaaCATTTCATGACACTCATCTCCTCATACTATTAGTACATGTTAGTAAATTTAATGTTCATGACACTCCTATAACACTTCCACTGAAATTGGCCTAACACGCTAGCAGTCTCATTGGCTTGAATCGGCCAGGAATTATGAGAATTAGTCCTCTATGTGGCGGTTAGTTGATGACTTTATGGATCACGTATATGATAATAACTCTCTCTAACCGGAGTAAGTTGCATCGGAGGTTTCTATAGCTTATTAGTATTAGCTTGCTTGTGTGCCAATAATATATCTTTGTCAGGGGCACGTTGTCTATCAGCTTGCTCGTAAATCACGGCGTGCACTGGCTCTCCTCTCCATTAATTGGTCCATTTCGTAAAGGAACCATACACCATATGTGTACGTGTATGGAAGACACCAAGAAATCATTGATGCCACACAATGCAAGCAGGAATCTGCAACTTAATTACCCCGTCCGGCCAGCTAGAGAGAGCagttctccttttttttccttcctttttttGAAATGGAGTGGTGCTCTGTACTGTGACTCACAAAGTCTTTGCTCAACTAATTAACCACAGGGATCGGACAAACAAACCTAGCTACGTCAACGCAACGACGACATTATCCCTAACCAACATCTTATCTTCCCCGCTGATTGATCATGTTTCAGGCCAATGATTAGCTAGCTATATAGACGCCTACTTGTTTCAAGTTTGAACTGATGATCAATTTCTTCAATTCTGCAACAAGGCACAAGTCAACTGATCGGCATCGATCATTGCCGATCGCTGACATTGAGCTTAATTATATTGATAAAGAACTCACGCACTATTCTTCGAATCACAGTCGTCGTCTCTTCTCTTGGCTCAGTTCGTCCGACGAGGCGACGGCTGTAAATACACGTGCCAACCAGCAGCCTTCCACCACCAGTTCACCACATTTCCTGCTCCAGTGCACTCTCGAGCTAACAGAGCTCGATCCCACTGTTCGCACGCAGACAGCTAGCAGCAGGAACACGAAGTAATAACACGGCAGGAGAGACGATGGCCAGGCTTGCCGCTCTGACGACGGCGGCCATGCTTGCGGTGGTGTGCTCGGTGACATGCTGCCAAGCTGAGGGCTACGGCTACCCTGGCCCGGGAGGCGGTTACCCCAGCCCCAGCCCGACGCCGCCTGCCCCGACTCCGAGTGGCGCCGACCTGGCGGTTGGTTTCTACAGGGACGCGTGCCCGAACGCCGAGGCCATCGTGCGAGACGTCGTCAAGAAGGCGGTGGAGCAGAACCCCGGCGTCGGGGCAGGGCTCATCCGGATGCtcttccacgactgcttcgtcCAGGGCTGCGACGCGTCCGTGCTGCTCGACCCGACGGCGGCCAACACGCAGCCGGAGAAGCTGTCCCCGCCCAACTTCCCCAGCCTGCGCGGCTTCGAGGTCATCGACGCGGCCAAGGCGGCGCTCGAGGCCGCCTGCCCCGGCAAGGTCTCCCGCGCCGACATCGTCGCCTTCGCCGGCCGCGACGCCAGCGCCGTCCTCAGCGGCGGCCGGGCCGACTTCGCCATGCCCGCGGgccgccgcgacggccgcgCGTCCAGCGCCAACGACGCGCTCCAGTTCCTCCCGCCGCCCTCGTTCAACCTCTCCGAGCTCACCGCCAGCTTCGCCGCCAAGGGGCTCGACGCCGATGACCTCGTTATTGGGAATAGTCCCACATGGTGAGTTGTGGGTGGGCAAGTATGGTTTATATGGTTGAGGGCACATCCCCTAATGGGCTAGCTTTTTGGGGGGAGTGGTGGCCCAACAGACCTAAGACCCGCTGCTATGCATTCGGGCGCGTATGTCGCGGCCCGACGGCCTGGGGTGTGTGGCGGGCACGCTGTGCGTCGGCGGCCCGGTTCCAacatttggtatcagagctcagGTCGGCCCAGTGCATTCCCAGCGGAATCTCGGCTCCAATGCGTGAGGGGAGCTCACCATGTGTGAGGGGGAGATTATTGGGAATAGTCCCACATGGTGAGTTGTGGGTGGGCAAGTATGGTTTATATGGTTGAGGGCACATCCCTCTAATGGGCTAGCTTTTTGGGGGGAGTGGTGGCCCAACAGACCTAAGACCCGCTGCTATGCGTTCGGACGCGTATGTCGCGGCCCGACGGCCTGGGGTGTGTGGCGGGCACGCTGTGCGTCGGCGGCCCGGTTCCAACACTCGTCGTGCTCTCGGGCGCCCACACCGTCGGCCGCTCCCACTGCTCGTCCTTCGTCGGCGACGGCCGCCTCAACGCGTCCACGTCCGACATGAACCCGGCGCTGGCCGCCTCGCTGCGCCGCCAGTGCCCGGCGAACCCGACCGCGGCCAACGACCCCACCGTGGTGCAGGACACCGTGACCCCCAACACTCTGGACAGCCAGTACTACAGGAACGCGCTCAGGCGGAACGTGCTCTTCACGTCGGACGCGGCGCTCCTCAGGTCCgggcagacggcggcggcggtggtgcagaACGCGTTCGTCCCGGGGCTGTGGGAGCAGAAGttcgcggcggcgatggtgaaGATGGCCAGCATCGAGGTGAAGACCGGCGCCAATGGCGAGATCAGGAGGAACTGCCGGGTCGTCAACTAGTTCGATCGATTGATCATCAGACGATAGATGGATCATTTTGTACCCGCGTTGAGTCCTTATCGTGTCATCATCGTTTATTTCGTGCTCTCTCGCTGGTTGCATATGTACTGTATGCAAGCCTCCACTGTAAGTTTTTGAATCTTTCAACTTAGAAAACATGTTATGTTCGCCATGATTTATTAATAAAGTAGGAGTGGTTAAATGTGAAACTTTGTTAAACTATTTTTTCCATGATGTATTTGGCAGAAACATCCGAAATTTGAATTGTTGCGCGGATGGGCCTTGCGTTCGGCACTtcctcaatgaagcccaaactCTGCACTCTACGTTTGGGCCATATTGGGTAGTTGGGCCTAGAAATGGATTTCAATTTCACCAACATATCCAGTTAAGTTCATTTCACTGCGGAAATTTTAGCCCTGGGGCACTCTGTAAACTGGGCATGATAGATCCTAACATAACTAAAAAGCAACAGATCAGACTGGAAGAGCATGGCTGCACGAAATTGCAAACTGTGCTCGTCGGTGTGTCTGTCCCAGTGTCCCTGCCCCCTTGAGTTCAACTAGCCCTTCATCCGATCAGCCTTGTCGTTGTGCAGAGAGAGGACCATCATTAAATAAGATAATAAGTACAAATAAAAATTGGAATCTGGGGATGTAGTTCAGATGGTAGAGCGCTCGCTTAGCACGGGGATCGATACCCTGCATCTCCACTAGTTTCCTGTTTTTTTGGGTTTTGCTTTTCGCAGCTTCAGCTTTCCCGGCTCAACTGTCTGCAGATACATCTTTCGAGGTGCTCGAGATATAGACTGTTCAATCTCCTCAGTAAAAAAGATGTTATAAAAACATTTGGAACTCTTTTTCCCCCCTCCTTTCTCAACTTCTGATCTTgctctcaaccttgtgacagtCCGTGTCTTTTGAGACATTTGCATCGAAAACTGCAGTGTTCAAGTTTAACATCTTAAAAACAGCACGAAAGCCTCCATCATTCGGCATGATTCGAGCTTTCAGTCTGTCTATCAAGCCTTCCAAGAAAGAAATACTTTGCAGCgctcacctttttttttttgaaaaaggtaTCCAACGCACACTTTCACATACGACGCTGGACGCCTGGACTCAAGCGAGTTTCGGTGTCTTTTGAGGCACAGCCCGTCAGCCCCTGTCGTCTGGCCCCTGGCTCTCTCGGCTCTCCCCTTCCCTTTTGTTCACATCGCAGCGGTAAAAACCAGGCCGGTTTCTCCGGTGACCTACCGCCTCTTCTCCAAGTACACCAGCGCTGAACTGTGCCTGCGTGTTCAGGCTACAGGCTTCAGGTTCAGGGATTGCAGTACCATACAAATACATCCAGACAGGCAAGCAACCAAGAAACAAGCTCCGGCCGTGGACCACTACTCACTCCGGTCGAAGCCTTGTGTGTCGGCCGCTTCACATGCCACTTCATGCCAAGATGTTTGAGCCGATTTACCCGGCTACAGACGACcgtaggaaaaaaaaagaaactgttACACCTCTAAACTCAATCAGTCATGCATCCAAAGTTCCaaacagtaaaaaaaaagaggttaAGACGGGGCAGGCTCTAGAGCTGTGAAGCTGGCCGCCTGGCTCTCCAGACCCTCTGGTAGTGGCTGTCGGTGGGCCTCCACGCCCCTGGTCGGACTCGGCGTCGAGGTTCACCGGACTTGCTCCGCGTACGGCCGTCAAGGACCACGCTGCCGTACCAAACCGTGCCACAGCAAGACCACAGCCCTGCCCCTGCGGTACGGCCATGAACCCGAGAGAGCAAATAGCGAGGCATTCAgtatggccctgtttagttcttaaaaaaattcctacagtatccgtcacattaATTTTTTGAATAcatacataaaatattaaatataattaaaaaaaataactaattacatagtctaactgattaccacGAGATAAATTTTTTAAGTCCAATTAgtatataattaaatattatttgtcaagtaacaacaaagTATACTACAGTactaaaatccaaacttttcaccaactacaTTGCGATTTGCAAAGACTGCAGTACCAAGACTGCAGTACCAACTGGATTCTGAAACCTGAATGCAAGGTGAGGCAGCATGTCTTTGATAGTTCAGACAATGGAGGGCTACAGACAGGTAGAATTGCAGTCATTTGCATTGGCAAACAGCAGTCACAAATCTTTcggtccttcttccatcatatTCATTAATTTCTCCTATCCTCATCTGTACACTCGTCTACACAGCTtcagtacaacatcatcaatacacGTGGCAAGGGGGAGGAGGAATACACGTATTAGGCACCAGCATCAGCTTTGTCTACCTCGTACACAAGACTATCAAGCATTTCCGCTCGTGTTGTTCCGGCTTCAGGCCATATCCTCCAGCCACACCTTCAACAGAGCACATACGCAcacacgcgcgcgcacacacacacaccagccAGAGATTGGCTTAGCCATCGGTCATCTCCTTGGTTGATGGATGCAGGGACGGTGTACACTAGGCTTTTGGGATCGAGCGCGACGAAACTCCATGCAGAAGTTTTATGAATCCCAGGAAGCTCAGCTTCCCATCAGCGTGTCTGATCCAGTCTTGGAGGACAACGTGAAGTGGCACTGATGGGCCAAGGCCAAGTTCCTGGCAAACAAAAGATATCAGATGAGCAAGTTCAGTAACCAACTAATCTCGTGCATGAACGCACAGTTGATTCGACAGATGAAACCATACCGACGCAAGTTCTTCAATCACAATAGGCCGGTTGCCTTCCTTATCAAACAGTTCGTATGCACGCCTAGCGTGCTGTTCCCAGGTCTCCAAGGCTTCCATCTGGTAAACACTGATGGCAGAAGCAGCAAACTCTTCGAAATCCAACTTTCTGTACTGAAGAGTGCACAACTGGTGCCATGACAACCGCAGGTAAGTGCTCTATATGACTATATCACACAACCCTATTACAATGGTAGACAGTGTGTAGGTGGCTTACTGTGTTAACAAAATCGACAACCCTAGAGTCCTTCATTGCATCTGTGGAGTTCTTCACCAAGGCCTGCATGTACCACTTGCCTTTCAGCAATTGCAGGGTAAAAAAAGTGTATTGAAGTGGGAAGAGAAAAAATTACTAACcgatttcaaattttgcaacgAGATATAACCATTCTTGTTTGGACCCAACAATTCAAACTGCTCTCTTACATAAAACAGTTGATTTGTAGTCAATGTCTTGGCTAGGGCCTGAAAAATGCATAGAAATACTTAGCAAAACACAAAATACTAAGCTGGGTATGCAAAGAGAACATTGACCGCCTACAGGCCATAATAAGAACCCTAAACTTCTCTATTCTGATTAAATGCATACCCTCAAAGCAGACTTCCGCAGTGAAGACGAACTTATGTAAGCTCTCATTAGCTTGTAGATTATCATATCTAAAGGAACTTTGACTTGTTGAGCGTTACGGATCCACGGATGACCTGCAGTTATCATTTATTTGAGCAAAGAGTTAAGTATCTTTGCAGCAGGACAACAGTGTGCAACAATGCAAAGCAAATCTGGCACTTACTGAGAGCTTGTGCGGCTGTCATTCTCTTGCGGTAATCCTTATTAAGAAGCCTTTTTACAAAGTCTTTAGCTTCGGCTGTGAGAGTGGGCCATGGGGCCTCATCGAAACTTGGTTCTGCCTTCAAGACAGCTCGAAAGATTCCTGACTCCGTGCGGGCCCAGAAAGGCCGACTCCCGCAAAGCAAGATATAGGCAATCACTCCAATGCTCCACATATCTGCCTCAGTGCCATAAGATCGGTGGAGCACCTCCGGAGCAACGTAGTATGCACTTCCAACAATGTCATTAAGTCTTTCATCTGCAGAACATATAACATGGCATTATGACCTACTGTAGATTAAATCTAGACAAATAAATGAAACACATGGATCCTAATGGAGCTCAATAAGACAGACCTGGCTTCACGAAGTCAGACAAGCCAAAATCTATGACCTTCAAGGGAGAGTTTTCATCCTTTGAAGAGAAAaggaaattctgaaaaaaaaagaaagcacaAATAAATGAGTTCACATACATGAGGGGGTAAAAAAGAATTGCATTGACTAAGCATTGTTAGTACTATTGAcaagaataaaaaaatatgcaAGAAAAACAACAGAATAGATATGGTATCCAGTGTCAGTCTTGGTTCAGTTTCAGAGCATCTTGGCTTTGGTAACCTTCCAGGTCAACAAACATTGTATCAAAGTTTGCCAGAAACCTACCTCTGGTTTCAGATCACGATGAACAACACCTTGAAGATGGCAAAATGATACAACACTCAAAATTTGTACCATAACGACCTTTGCATCCTCTTCGGAGTACTTTCCACCTCTGCAATATAGAAAGAAAGTTCGAATCAGAAGCTAGGGTAAATCATTAGAACTGTTGAAATTATTTTAATGTGGATCTACAGGTACCTTGCTAATATTCTATCGAGCAGTTCGCCCCCTTTACATAATCTGAAACAGATAAGGAAACAACTAAGTAAGATATAGATGATCAAGAAGCGGGAGGTGCATGGTCCTTATTCTAAACAATAAACTAAAATTACTATAGACAAGCTTAGATCCTGAAAGGTGGTAACTTCGTGAAATGACTATATCTTTATCAAGATTGAGTAACAGATTAAAATTTTGAGCAATCATAAGTAAAGTGGTTCTGTAAGGAATAGTTCTTGGGTTAATTAATGAATGCTTGCAGATAGAAACTCATATCAAACGATTTGAATATAAATAATTGGGCTCTCGCGTATAATTTCATGTAATTGTCATCAAAGGGACAAATAGCTGGATCATGGCCAACATTCCATCAAGATAGCTTACATCTAAAGAACATGTGTTCTGAAGTCTGAACCTTCTAACATATACATGAAGCAGAACCTTGTCCAATGCAATAATATGCTAACGTAGAATATAAAAAGGCATTCTGTGTAATAAAAGGTGCACACAAACTTACTCCATAACTATATACACATTATCTTCATCTTCGAAAGCATCATAGAACTGCACCAAGTTATTATGGCCTGTCAGAGAACTCAATATTCTCACTTCTCTTCTCACATCTTCAATGGCAATAGCAGTCGTCATCTGATAGAAAACTTTATTAGTTGAAAACATTGATCTTAAATATGGAATCACACGATTTTCAGGAAACAGCTAACAAGTAAACGAATAATCCAAGTATCCAACAGTTCAATAACCTATGTCTAAAGTACACCCACATTTATcctaaaaaaaaaagtacaCCCGCATTGTTAATAAACCATTTCTATATAAGTTAACCAAATACATAGTCCTCTTCCATGATAACAGCAAAATGGGTCAGCAAGAAATAGTACTTGGCATACATACGCTGATCTGAGAGAACAAATAATGGTCACTAAACGAGCTATCTAACAACCAATAATCTTCAGCCCAATATTACCACAACATCTGGACAGGCAATAAGTGTTAAATTATAGATACAAAGAAATGGAATGCCTCTTGCTGGCATCAATGCCTGAAAGGCACAAAtagcacaaaaaaaaactcaaagtACCATTTCAATGGAATGAACCTATTAAAACTGCATTCAGAATTCCCTGAAGAAAAACTACTACTTCTTATTGATGTGATTTGTTTTGCTTGCTTTTTATATCAATGAATGTTGAACTCATTTTCCAGAAAGAATGAACAAAAAACTGCTGTTGCTGCCATCCTATGAGGCTATGATTGAGAGACAACacagggcgcgtttagttcccaaaaattttcacccaaaaattttcacctcccctttaaacacatgtatgaagcactaaatgtaattaaataacaaaactaattacacagtttggatgtacatgacgagacgaatcttttaagcctaattagtgcatgattagccataagtgctacagtaacccacatgtgctaatgacgcggtcaaaggcctcaaaagattcgtctcgtggtttccaagtgagttttgaaattagttttttaattagtatccGAAAAGTcttcccgacatctggtcaaagtgctgatttgacatccaaaaatttttggacggggaactaaacgcgcccacACAATAACATGGAATGTGAGTAGCTGTGGGGTGGGGCATTACAGCATTGCATATGCAACAGGACTGCCAGCTTTGCTCATAAAAGCACTGGGCTGGCCAGGGATACTGAGCCTCTACAGGGTCTTAATTGAATGATCCCTCGTATAATTGCAGGGAGGCGCATGATGAGCGAACTCTTCAACGGAATTAAAGCATCGAGCTGTGATTCAACAGCTCTGCTCCCTTTTGACCTACAGATCTATCCAAGGGGATCACATGCTTCCTCCACCTGCGGATGGAACATGAGGGAAGCCGATGCCGCCATGAGCACAACATGAAGCCAATCAATGCAGGAGGCAGTCGACATCCAGATGGTGAGATGGAGGAGCCTCCCCTTTGATGGAGCCATCACATGAATGCCGTACCGACGAGTTCATCCTGCACCCGCAATCACGAGTACCCCGGGAGCTAAAAGAAACGATAAAGATGTCTCCTTTCCATTAATTAATCAGTTACTAAACGTGTCCTCCAGATATAGCAGGCCGGTTtaatcctttatctaaaaaaatgttACTAAACGTCAACATGCAAAATTGCTGGTAGCAGACATGCAACTTGTGTAGGTTCCTAATTCGACTGCTTGGAGCAGCAGCTGGGAAAAAAAAACCGAACTAGGATCAAAGACCAGAAGCATGGGACTATGGGAGTGAAAGAATGCAGATTCCAAATGCTAGGGCTCGGTCAATACATAGAGAACTGCAAACGAATTAAAAAGACTGGATCTTGACGATAAAACTGAGCATTGCAGCATGGTGTAGACATGCTGGAATCCAACCACGCAGGAATCTGACAAAAAATTGGTCAAACATGCAGAATGCAACTGAACAGAGACAACAACAAAGAACGTGAAGTACAGAAACGTTCTTCAATCATCAAACGATGCTAACAGCTCAAGAACGGGACATGGCAATGGCAAGAAGATGAGAGGTAGTGTCTCGCGAACCTTGGCCTTGGGGATGACCTTGACGGCGACGTCCTGACCCTTGTGCTCGCCCTTCTTGGCCTTGGCGGAGCAGGTGTAGCCGAAGTGGCCGCGGCCGACCTCCTCGCCGAGGTCGTACTTGGCGAAGAAGTGCTTGGAGAAGCCAAAGCTCTTGTCTAGACCGAGCTCCGGTTCACCGCCCTCAGGGATGGACGCCTCGTTGGGCTTGACGGAGCCGTGCCGCCGGGCGAGGAGCGCGCGGATGTGCTTTGCGGGCGACGGTGGCGGGAACGGCCGTTTGAACCCTCCGCGCGCCGGCGTGGACGCGACACTCGAGTTCGCCGGCGAGCCCTTGTAGCTGGACGGCGGGAGCGGGCTCGGCAGGTAGAACGGGAATTTGGGCTGCTTGGGCGTGCCCGGCttcgccgcgggcgccgccgccgacggcgaggacgcGCCGTCGCCAGCGCCGGAGGCTACATGGGGATCCTCCGCATCGACGTCCGGGATTTGCGTCGGCTTGCCATGGCAGAGACCCATGGGTCGGCGGATCGAGAGCTGGAGGCTCTAGCCCAACGACCTCGGATTGAAGCGAAATTTCCGCGGAATTCCTCCAAGAAACGAGGCAGCGGTGGGTCAGAACGGCATCCTGATTCCAACGACCCGAGAAATCAACCAGAACCGGTCGCAAGGGACCCTCATGGTCTCCAAATTCTTGCCTTGGACTTGTAGTGAACACCCAGAACCGCCAATACCAGAAAAGCAAGGAACCTTCAGACGAAGATCTCGCCCGAAATTTGGACCCCCAAGAACAGAAAAAACAGGCCAAAATCCTCTCCTCGCAGTGGCCACGCACAGAGCCCCGGCGCGGCAAAATGCCAGGGAAAGaggatggacggatggatcagACTATCTATCGTGCACAGAGCAAGAACATATTCCTTGATTCCTGAAGTGACCAAACAATTGGAAAAGCTGGAAGCTTTGGGCGAAAGGCTCGGATCAGCGCGGAATGGGGGCGGCACTAGAGGAAACAACTGGCGGGCGAGTGAATCCTGTGTGAATTGGGAGGTGAGAAAaagggggcggaggaggaggccttgCGGCCTCTGCCTGCCTGCGCTTGCTTGCTTTTgagctcttttctttttttccaatTTCTTTTGGTcgtctcctttctcttttctagcCCTGTGCAGTTGTGCTGTGCTTTGGTGAGGGGGAATGGGAGTGGTGGGGTTGGGGTGGCAGTGGCACAGGCGCACAGCACGGCACAACACACCATCCATGGTGACATGCACTTCTTTTGTTCTTGGCTTTGTTGCCATCTGCTTCGTTTGGTCATCACTCATCACcttctttattaaaaaaaaatcactcaTCACCTTATTATTGTCCGAAGCTAGCGCAAAATATACCAGAATTATTTACCTTGATTACTTTCAAAATCAATACAGAGGGTGAAATCAG
This window contains:
- the LOC120694658 gene encoding peroxidase 2-like; the encoded protein is MARLAALTTAAMLAVVCSVTCCQAEGYGYPGPGGGYPSPSPTPPAPTPSGADLAVGFYRDACPNAEAIVRDVVKKAVEQNPGVGAGLIRMLFHDCFVQGCDASVLLDPTAANTQPEKLSPPNFPSLRGFEVIDAAKAALEAACPGKVSRADIVAFAGRDASAVLSGGRADFAMPAGRRDGRASSANDALQFLPPPSFNLSELTASFAAKGLDADDLVVLSGAHTVGRSHCSSFVGDGRLNASTSDMNPALAASLRRQCPANPTAANDPTVVQDTVTPNTLDSQYYRNALRRNVLFTSDAALLRSGQTAAAVVQNAFVPGLWEQKFAAAMVKMASIEVKTGANGEIRRNCRVVN
- the LOC120694660 gene encoding calcium/calmodulin-dependent serine/threonine-protein kinase 1-like: MGLCHGKPTQIPDVDAEDPHVASGAGDGASSPSAAAPAAKPGTPKQPKFPFYLPSPLPPSSYKGSPANSSVASTPARGGFKRPFPPPSPAKHIRALLARRHGSVKPNEASIPEGGEPELGLDKSFGFSKHFFAKYDLGEEVGRGHFGYTCSAKAKKGEHKGQDVAVKVIPKAKMTTAIAIEDVRREVRILSSLTGHNNLVQFYDAFEDEDNVYIVMELCKGGELLDRILARGGKYSEEDAKVVMVQILSVVSFCHLQGVVHRDLKPENFLFSSKDENSPLKVIDFGLSDFVKPDERLNDIVGSAYYVAPEVLHRSYGTEADMWSIGVIAYILLCGSRPFWARTESGIFRAVLKAEPSFDEAPWPTLTAEAKDFVKRLLNKDYRKRMTAAQALSHPWIRNAQQVKVPLDMIIYKLMRAYISSSSLRKSALRALAKTLTTNQLFYVREQFELLGPNKNGYISLQNLKSALVKNSTDAMKDSRVVDFVNTLCTLQYRKLDFEEFAASAISVYQMEALETWEQHARRAYELFDKEGNRPIVIEELASELGLGPSVPLHVVLQDWIRHADGKLSFLGFIKLLHGVSSRSIPKA